The Leptospira fletcheri genome includes a region encoding these proteins:
- a CDS encoding response regulator, translating to MISVVLADDHALIREGLKKVLETESDISVVFEAERGQQVLDFLDRQKPNVVILDINLPDMSGLDAIQSVQELSPNTFVLVLSVYSEERFAVRALKSGAAGYLSKASAAEELISAIRKVFSGERYISQATAETIIREMSRPQDKMSHESLSNREFQIMFMLIKGKSVRDISSELELSISTVHTYRGRILAKMNLKSTQELVFYAFDQGLIQ from the coding sequence ATGATTTCTGTGGTTTTGGCGGACGATCACGCGTTGATCCGGGAAGGACTGAAAAAAGTCTTGGAAACCGAAAGCGATATATCCGTCGTTTTCGAAGCGGAACGAGGGCAGCAGGTTTTGGATTTTCTGGATCGTCAAAAACCGAATGTCGTGATTTTGGATATCAACCTGCCCGACATGAGCGGTCTGGATGCGATCCAATCCGTACAGGAACTTTCCCCTAACACGTTCGTTCTGGTGTTAAGCGTGTATTCAGAGGAAAGGTTCGCAGTCAGGGCCTTGAAATCAGGAGCCGCCGGATACCTTTCCAAAGCGAGCGCGGCGGAGGAATTGATCTCGGCGATCCGAAAGGTTTTTTCCGGGGAAAGATACATCAGTCAGGCGACCGCGGAAACCATCATCCGGGAAATGTCCCGGCCTCAAGACAAAATGTCGCACGAATCCCTTTCTAATCGGGAATTTCAGATCATGTTCATGCTGATTAAAGGAAAGAGCGTACGGGATATTTCGTCCGAGTTAGAGTTGAGCATCAGCACGGTTCATACGTATAGAGGTCGCATCCTTGCCAAAATGAATTTAAAATCCACTCAGGAACTGGTATTTTATGCCTTTGATCAGGGGTTGATCCAATAG